The following proteins are co-located in the Undibacter mobilis genome:
- a CDS encoding CDP-alcohol phosphatidyltransferase family protein: MDFRHIGAFAIHVLTASGAALALVALILATGGHWTAMFACLGVALIVDGIDGPLARALRVKDVLPRWDGAGLDFVVDFTTYVFVPAYAITASGLLPDGLGVPAAVVIVVTGALYFADRTMKTDDNYFRGFPAVWNVIAFYLYVLMPPPWIAAVTIAALAALTFVPVRFVHPLRVKHLRWLNVALMVVWAALALVTLIANLAPGLPVVAGLSVIALYFLGAGLLRRAN, translated from the coding sequence ATGGATTTCCGGCACATCGGCGCCTTCGCGATCCATGTGCTGACGGCGAGCGGCGCGGCGCTCGCGCTCGTCGCCCTGATCCTGGCGACCGGCGGCCACTGGACCGCGATGTTCGCTTGTCTGGGTGTCGCGCTGATCGTCGACGGCATCGACGGACCGCTGGCGCGGGCGTTGCGCGTCAAGGACGTGCTGCCGCGCTGGGACGGCGCGGGCCTGGATTTCGTCGTCGATTTCACGACCTATGTTTTCGTGCCGGCCTATGCGATCACCGCCAGCGGCTTGCTGCCGGACGGGCTCGGCGTTCCGGCGGCCGTGGTGATCGTTGTCACCGGCGCCTTGTATTTCGCCGACCGCACCATGAAGACCGACGACAATTACTTCCGCGGCTTTCCCGCGGTGTGGAATGTCATCGCCTTTTATCTCTATGTCCTGATGCCGCCGCCCTGGATCGCGGCCGTCACCATTGCCGCGCTGGCGGCCCTCACTTTCGTGCCGGTCCGCTTCGTGCATCCGCTGCGGGTGAAGCACTTGCGCTGGCTCAATGTCGCGCTGATGGTGGTGTGGGCCGCGCTGGCGCTGGTGACGCTGATCGCCAATCTCGCGCCCGGCCTCCCGGTCGTCGCCGGCCTGTCGGTGATCGCGCTTTACTTCCTGGGCGCCGGTTTGTTACGCCGGGCCAATTGA
- a CDS encoding CaiB/BaiF CoA transferase family protein has translation MKNTQPLEGLLVLDFTTLLPGPLAALMLAEAGAEVIKIERPGGEDMARFPPLVGGQSAVYAMLNRGKQVLTLDLKSEADRAKLKPLIARADIVIEQFRPGVMARLGLGYDDMRAINRKIIYCAISGYGQSGPRAHEAGHDINYIGATGLLDLQPGPASQPVLPPALIADIAGGSFPAVINILLALRARDRSGEGAFIDIAMTDAMFTFGWYALALGLAGGRFPKSGELQLVGSSPRYRLYPAKDGKLVACGALEQKFWEGFCAAIGLAPEFIDDRRDPNATAEAVAQIVASRSSGEWAPIFAKADCCTTIVAPLEEALRDPHFVERGLFVQRLTLGDGRDIPALPVPVDPQFRAKP, from the coding sequence ATGAAAAATACCCAGCCACTCGAAGGTCTGCTGGTTCTCGATTTCACCACGCTGCTGCCGGGGCCGCTGGCGGCTCTGATGCTGGCGGAAGCCGGCGCCGAGGTGATCAAGATCGAGCGGCCGGGCGGCGAGGACATGGCGCGGTTTCCGCCGCTGGTCGGCGGCCAAAGCGCCGTCTACGCCATGCTGAACCGCGGCAAGCAGGTGCTGACGCTCGACCTCAAGAGCGAAGCCGACCGCGCCAAGCTCAAGCCGCTGATCGCGCGCGCCGACATCGTCATCGAGCAGTTCCGGCCCGGTGTGATGGCGCGGCTCGGCCTTGGCTATGACGACATGCGCGCCATCAATCGCAAGATCATCTACTGCGCCATCTCCGGTTACGGCCAGAGCGGACCGCGCGCGCATGAAGCGGGCCACGACATCAATTATATCGGTGCGACGGGGCTGCTCGATCTGCAGCCGGGGCCCGCGAGCCAGCCGGTGCTGCCGCCGGCGCTGATCGCCGACATAGCGGGCGGCAGCTTTCCGGCCGTGATCAACATCCTGCTGGCGCTGCGCGCGCGCGATCGGAGCGGCGAGGGCGCCTTCATCGATATCGCCATGACCGATGCGATGTTCACCTTCGGCTGGTACGCGCTGGCGCTGGGGCTGGCCGGCGGACGTTTTCCGAAATCCGGCGAATTGCAGCTGGTCGGATCATCGCCGCGCTACCGGCTCTATCCGGCGAAAGACGGCAAGCTCGTCGCCTGCGGCGCGCTCGAGCAGAAGTTCTGGGAAGGGTTCTGCGCCGCCATCGGTCTGGCGCCGGAATTCATCGACGACAGGCGCGATCCGAATGCGACTGCCGAGGCGGTGGCCCAGATTGTTGCGTCACGCAGCAGCGGCGAATGGGCGCCGATTTTCGCGAAGGCCGATTGCTGCACCACCATCGTCGCGCCGCTCGAAGAGGCGTTGCGCGACCCGCATTTCGTCGAGCGCGGCCTGTTCGTCCAGCGCCTGACGCTGGGTGATGGGCGGGATATTCCGGCGCTGCCGGTGCCGGTCGATCCGCAGTTTCGCGCGAAGCCCTAA
- a CDS encoding DUF2182 domain-containing protein, whose amino-acid sequence MTELSRHPLDHLTPAAARLAAVFARPKVLAVLCIVALTGLGWLYLGLLIGEMGGPGAALGPGMAALDLLPRVWNVLCSPTFGVSLMPEGEWGVSGFLLVGLMWMAMTLAMMLPSAAPMIYTYAEIADTAARKHEKVVSPFVLTAGYAAVWFGFGATATVAQFALTKAALLNPSMASASGLFSGAVFIVAGVYQFSSLKNACLIQCRSPFPFFFTNWQTTPRGVFRLGLKQGLFCFGCCWAMMLVMFAVGIMNVVWMALLGVLMTVEKMTVTNRLTHAIGVFAIVAGVAFIATSVVAHWPAGAN is encoded by the coding sequence ATGACCGAACTGTCCCGCCATCCGCTCGATCACCTCACGCCGGCCGCCGCGCGGCTCGCCGCAGTCTTCGCCCGGCCCAAGGTGCTGGCGGTGCTGTGCATCGTGGCGCTGACCGGGCTCGGCTGGCTTTATCTCGGGCTCCTGATCGGCGAGATGGGTGGGCCGGGCGCCGCGCTCGGTCCGGGCATGGCGGCGCTCGATCTGTTGCCACGCGTCTGGAACGTGCTGTGCAGCCCGACCTTCGGCGTCTCGCTGATGCCGGAAGGCGAGTGGGGCGTGAGCGGCTTCCTGCTGGTCGGCCTGATGTGGATGGCGATGACGCTGGCCATGATGCTGCCGAGCGCCGCGCCCATGATCTACACGTATGCCGAAATTGCCGACACCGCAGCGCGCAAGCACGAGAAGGTGGTGTCGCCGTTCGTATTGACGGCGGGTTACGCGGCGGTGTGGTTCGGCTTTGGCGCGACCGCGACAGTCGCCCAGTTCGCTTTAACGAAGGCGGCGCTTCTTAACCCGAGCATGGCGTCCGCGAGCGGGCTTTTCTCCGGCGCGGTATTCATCGTTGCCGGTGTCTATCAGTTCTCGTCGCTGAAGAACGCCTGTCTCATCCAGTGCCGCTCGCCGTTTCCTTTCTTCTTCACCAACTGGCAGACGACGCCGCGCGGCGTCTTCCGCCTGGGCCTCAAGCAAGGTCTGTTCTGCTTCGGCTGCTGCTGGGCGATGATGCTGGTGATGTTCGCCGTCGGCATCATGAATGTGGTCTGGATGGCCTTGCTGGGCGTGCTGATGACGGTCGAGAAGATGACCGTCACCAACCGTCTCACGCATGCCATCGGCGTCTTCGCCATCGTCGCCGGCGTCGCGTTCATTGCGACCTCGGTCGTCGCGCATTGGCCTGCGGGCGCAAATTGA
- a CDS encoding UbiH/UbiF family hydroxylase: protein MPDKNGSEKVGSGNPAAIVVGGGPAALTAAIALAQAGIATVLAGKRPPRTDNRTTALLASSITALEKLGVWALCVDKAAPLVTMRLVDATGRLWRAPEVKFNAHEIDLEAFGYNIENPVLIDALEQRAGSLANLRLIDDEVLAVEPGDDDVTVELRSGERLTAPLVVGADGRNSMCRQAAGIELSNRPYKQVALTVCLTHTRPHHDTSTEFHTPSGPFTLVPLPGNRSSLVWVLRPADADEIAELSDDDLALEIERMAHSILGKMTVEPGRALFPLSVQTARRFGARRIALVGEAAHVVPPIGAQGLNLGLRDAVTIAELVAAANDEGHDSGGPDVLTAYEKARRGDVMSRGMVIDIANRTLLSDFLPLQGLRGAGLYALDKIGPLRRAVMREGIAPRFGRPKLMRGDAV from the coding sequence ATGCCGGACAAAAACGGGTCGGAAAAAGTCGGAAGCGGAAATCCCGCCGCCATCGTGGTCGGAGGCGGCCCGGCGGCGCTCACGGCCGCGATCGCGCTGGCCCAAGCCGGCATTGCGACTGTTCTCGCCGGCAAGCGGCCGCCCCGCACCGACAACCGCACCACCGCCCTGCTCGCCAGTTCCATCACCGCGCTGGAGAAGCTCGGCGTTTGGGCGCTGTGCGTCGACAAGGCTGCGCCGCTCGTCACCATGCGTCTGGTGGACGCCACCGGCCGGCTCTGGCGCGCGCCCGAGGTCAAGTTCAATGCGCACGAGATCGACCTCGAGGCCTTCGGCTACAACATCGAAAACCCCGTCCTGATCGATGCACTGGAGCAGCGCGCCGGATCGCTCGCGAACCTGCGGCTGATCGACGACGAGGTCCTTGCCGTCGAACCGGGCGACGATGATGTCACGGTCGAGCTCAGGAGCGGCGAGCGTCTCACGGCGCCGCTCGTCGTCGGCGCCGACGGCCGCAACTCGATGTGCCGACAGGCCGCCGGTATCGAACTGAGCAACCGACCCTACAAGCAGGTCGCTCTCACGGTGTGCCTGACGCACACGCGGCCGCACCACGACACGTCGACCGAATTTCACACGCCAAGCGGCCCGTTCACTTTGGTGCCGCTGCCGGGCAACCGCTCCAGTCTGGTCTGGGTGCTGCGCCCGGCCGACGCAGACGAGATCGCCGAACTGAGCGATGACGATTTGGCGCTTGAGATCGAGCGCATGGCGCATTCGATCCTCGGCAAGATGACAGTCGAGCCCGGCCGGGCGCTGTTTCCGCTGAGCGTGCAGACAGCGCGGCGCTTCGGCGCACGCCGCATCGCGCTGGTCGGCGAAGCGGCGCATGTGGTGCCACCGATCGGTGCTCAGGGCCTGAACCTCGGCCTGCGCGATGCCGTCACCATTGCCGAACTGGTCGCAGCGGCGAACGACGAAGGCCACGATAGCGGGGGCCCGGATGTGCTCACCGCTTACGAAAAGGCGCGGCGTGGCGACGTCATGAGCCGCGGCATGGTTATCGACATCGCCAACCGCACTTTGCTGAGCGATTTCCTGCCGCTGCAGGGACTGCGCGGGGCCGGGCTTTACGCCCTCGATAAAATTGGTCCGCTGCGCCGCGCCGTGATGCGCGAGGGCATAGCGCCCCGCTTCGGCCGTCCGAAGTTGATGCGGGGCGACGCGGTTTAG
- a CDS encoding SDR family oxidoreductase yields MSRPVLLVAGGSRGIGASIAKLAGASGYDVAVNYHSNANAAAGVVAAVKASGGRAVAIQGDMGQEADIERVFAETDKFGAITHFVHSSGIIGPMSRLDEADTATIKNALDVDTFGALLSLRACIRRMSTKHGGTGGSIVMISSMAAVIGGANECVWYAAAKGAVDSMVIGIAREVAREGIRVNGVSPGMIDTDIQPPGRVDRITPSIPIGRVGSPDEVADSVLYLLSDKASYVTGSNLRVSGGR; encoded by the coding sequence ATGTCGAGACCGGTTCTTCTTGTCGCCGGCGGCAGCCGCGGCATCGGCGCCTCGATCGCCAAACTCGCCGGCGCGTCGGGTTACGACGTCGCGGTGAACTACCACAGCAATGCCAATGCGGCGGCGGGCGTGGTCGCGGCGGTGAAAGCCTCCGGCGGCCGTGCGGTCGCGATTCAGGGCGACATGGGGCAGGAGGCGGATATCGAGCGCGTCTTCGCCGAGACCGACAAGTTCGGCGCCATCACGCATTTCGTCCATTCGTCCGGCATCATCGGGCCGATGTCGCGGCTGGACGAGGCCGACACCGCGACCATCAAGAACGCGCTCGACGTCGATACCTTCGGCGCGCTGCTGTCCCTGCGCGCCTGCATCCGCCGCATGTCGACCAAGCACGGCGGCACGGGCGGTTCGATCGTGATGATCTCGTCAATGGCGGCGGTCATCGGCGGCGCCAATGAATGCGTCTGGTACGCTGCCGCCAAGGGCGCGGTCGATTCCATGGTGATCGGCATCGCCCGCGAAGTGGCGCGCGAAGGCATCCGCGTCAACGGCGTCAGCCCCGGCATGATCGACACCGACATCCAGCCGCCGGGCCGTGTCGATCGCATTACGCCGTCGATCCCGATCGGCCGCGTCGGCTCGCCGGACGAGGTGGCCGACAGTGTGCTTTATCTGCTTTCCGACAAGGCCTCTTACGTCACCGGTTCGAACCTCCGCGTTTCCGGCGGACGTTGA
- a CDS encoding extracellular solute-binding protein, producing the protein MLGGLAAATGLGPRTGFAATATHAVAMHGEPAWPAGFMAPTYVNPEAPKGGQLTQGVLGAFDSLNPFIVKGLPAANIRGYVIESLLARGYDEPFTLYGLLAEKVVTDERRSFVTFTINEKARFSDGRKVTAEDVVFSFNLLRDHGRPLFGIYYNKVAKVEARNERTVHFDLTGADDRELPLILGLMPVLAKHAVDPGKFEETSFEPLLGSGPYRITAVRPGDSVTFTRNEDYWGRDLGINRGLWNFDTIKFDYYRDGNTHFEAFKRGDCDLRLETDPGRWQTAYDFPAIRTGKAVKEGLPYGLPKGMDGLVFNTRRALFKDIRVREALLHLFDFEWINHTYFFDLYKRTASYFDGCDLSAHGVPANAREKELLAPFADEVRADIMAGQWAPPVSDGSGRDRKLLRRALDLFAEAGYALKGQTLVNTTTGVPFAFEIVCTTRDQERLGLAYSASLKRVGIEALVRTIDATQFERRRIAFDFDMMQYRWDQSLSPGNEQLFYWGSDAADQNGSRNYMGVKSKAVDAMIAAMLAATERDDFVAATRALDRVLLSGFYVVPLYFPPVQWVARWTRIAHPSQTSLFGYLPETWWRSGA; encoded by the coding sequence GTGCTCGGTGGATTGGCGGCCGCTACCGGACTTGGCCCGCGGACCGGCTTCGCAGCCACCGCGACCCACGCCGTCGCCATGCATGGCGAACCGGCATGGCCAGCCGGTTTCATGGCGCCGACCTACGTCAATCCGGAGGCGCCCAAAGGCGGCCAATTGACGCAAGGCGTGCTTGGCGCCTTCGACAGCCTCAACCCCTTCATCGTCAAAGGCCTGCCGGCGGCCAATATCCGCGGCTACGTCATCGAGAGCCTGCTAGCGCGCGGCTATGACGAACCATTCACGCTATACGGACTGCTCGCCGAAAAAGTCGTCACCGACGAAAGGCGCAGCTTCGTCACCTTCACGATCAACGAGAAGGCGCGCTTTTCCGACGGGCGCAAGGTCACGGCCGAGGACGTGGTGTTCTCGTTCAACCTGTTGCGCGATCACGGCCGACCTCTATTCGGAATTTACTACAACAAGGTCGCGAAGGTCGAAGCCCGCAATGAACGTACGGTGCATTTCGATCTAACCGGCGCCGATGATCGCGAATTGCCGCTGATCCTCGGCCTGATGCCCGTGCTGGCCAAACACGCCGTCGATCCGGGCAAGTTCGAGGAGACGAGCTTCGAGCCGTTGCTCGGCAGCGGTCCCTATCGCATCACCGCGGTGCGTCCGGGTGACAGCGTGACCTTTACCCGCAACGAAGACTATTGGGGCCGCGATCTCGGCATCAACCGTGGCCTGTGGAATTTCGATACCATCAAATTCGACTACTACCGCGACGGCAATACGCACTTCGAAGCCTTCAAACGCGGCGATTGCGACCTGCGACTCGAAACCGACCCGGGCCGCTGGCAGACGGCATACGATTTCCCGGCCATACGCACCGGCAAAGCCGTGAAGGAAGGCCTGCCTTACGGTCTGCCGAAGGGCATGGACGGCCTCGTGTTCAATACACGGCGCGCCCTGTTCAAGGACATTCGCGTGCGCGAGGCATTGTTGCATCTGTTCGATTTCGAATGGATCAACCACACTTATTTTTTCGATCTCTACAAGAGGACGGCCTCTTACTTCGACGGTTGCGATCTGTCGGCGCACGGCGTGCCGGCCAATGCCCGCGAAAAGGAACTGCTCGCGCCTTTTGCTGACGAGGTGCGCGCTGACATCATGGCGGGGCAATGGGCGCCGCCGGTGAGCGACGGCTCGGGACGAGACCGCAAGCTGCTGCGCCGCGCCCTCGATTTGTTTGCCGAAGCCGGTTACGCGCTCAAGGGGCAGACGCTCGTCAACACCACGACCGGCGTACCCTTCGCCTTTGAGATTGTCTGTACCACGCGCGATCAGGAGCGGCTTGGCCTGGCCTACAGCGCCAGCCTCAAACGCGTCGGTATCGAGGCGCTGGTGCGCACCATCGATGCCACGCAATTCGAGCGTCGGCGCATCGCCTTCGATTTCGACATGATGCAATACCGCTGGGACCAGTCGCTGTCGCCAGGCAACGAGCAGTTGTTCTATTGGGGCTCAGACGCCGCCGACCAGAACGGCAGCCGCAATTACATGGGTGTCAAATCCAAGGCCGTCGACGCCATGATTGCAGCCATGCTGGCGGCCACGGAACGCGACGACTTCGTCGCCGCGACGCGGGCGCTGGATCGCGTGCTGCTGTCCGGCTTCTACGTGGTACCGCTGTATTTTCCCCCGGTTCAATGGGTGGCGCGCTGGACCCGAATCGCCCATCCATCGCAGACTTCATTATTCGGCTATTTGCCGGAGACGTGGTGGCGTAGCGGCGCGTGA
- a CDS encoding HpcH/HpaI aldolase/citrate lyase family protein, which translates to MKLPRQFFQPLAIGAPSPLRELPVRLERMIHFVPPHMEKMRAKVPELARQVDVVLGNLEDAIPVDAKEAARKGFIEMGKSVDFGPTGLWTRINALNSPWALDDVIEIVGAIGNKLDVIMLPKVDGPWDIHYLDQLLAQLEARHKIAKPILIHAILETAQGVNNVEAIATASPRMHGMSLGPADLAASRAMKTTRVGGGHPEYKVLADAAGDGPRAAYQQDLWHYTVGRMVDACAAAGIKPFYGPFGDFSDQAACESQFRNAFLMGCLGAWSLHPTQIAIAKAVFSPDPAEVAFARKIVDAMPDGAGAVMIDGKMQDDATWKQAKVLIDLAKLVAAKDPEMAAKYAM; encoded by the coding sequence GTGAAACTTCCCCGTCAGTTCTTTCAGCCCTTGGCCATTGGCGCCCCCAGCCCGCTGCGCGAGCTCCCGGTGCGGCTGGAGCGCATGATCCATTTCGTACCGCCGCATATGGAGAAAATGCGGGCCAAGGTGCCGGAGCTGGCGCGTCAGGTCGACGTGGTGCTGGGCAATCTGGAAGACGCTATTCCAGTGGACGCCAAGGAAGCGGCCCGCAAGGGCTTCATCGAAATGGGCAAGTCGGTGGACTTCGGCCCGACCGGCCTGTGGACTCGCATCAACGCGCTGAACTCGCCCTGGGCGCTGGATGACGTGATTGAGATTGTCGGTGCCATCGGCAACAAGCTCGATGTCATCATGCTGCCGAAGGTCGATGGCCCATGGGACATCCACTACCTCGATCAGCTTCTCGCCCAGCTCGAGGCCCGGCACAAAATTGCCAAGCCGATCCTGATCCACGCCATTCTGGAAACCGCGCAGGGCGTCAACAATGTCGAGGCGATCGCGACCGCCTCGCCGCGCATGCACGGCATGAGCTTAGGCCCCGCCGATCTGGCCGCCTCGCGCGCCATGAAAACGACGCGCGTTGGCGGCGGGCACCCCGAATACAAGGTGCTGGCCGATGCCGCTGGTGACGGGCCGCGCGCGGCCTATCAGCAGGACCTTTGGCACTATACCGTCGGCCGCATGGTCGATGCCTGCGCCGCAGCCGGCATCAAGCCGTTCTACGGCCCGTTCGGCGATTTCTCGGATCAGGCCGCATGCGAGAGCCAGTTCCGCAACGCCTTCCTCATGGGCTGCCTGGGCGCCTGGTCGCTGCATCCGACCCAGATTGCCATAGCCAAAGCCGTGTTTTCGCCAGATCCCGCCGAGGTCGCCTTCGCCCGGAAGATCGTCGATGCCATGCCCGACGGCGCCGGCGCCGTCATGATCGACGGCAAGATGCAGGACGACGCCACCTGGAAACAGGCCAAGGTATTGATTGATCTGGCGAAACTCGTTGCCGCCAAAGATCCCGAAATGGCCGCAAAATACGCCATGTAG
- a CDS encoding invasion associated locus B family protein encodes MDHRIASATRRARLTAAALSAGLIGATLLAQPVGAQQPKPAAPTAPAQPSAPAAAPQAAAPQLPPLMYSSWVKLCQQGAETENKKVCVVHRDGRMENGMPVIMTELLQVEGAQERLRVTVPMTIIVRLAEGTHLVLDNQDMGTAPYMVCTQVGCLSDYAANADTIKKLKAGKQLVVQTYLMNGQVLSIPVSLTDFGKAYDGPATDPKVVEEQQRKLQEEMQKKAEEARKKLEAQQPAAAAPAPAPAKKP; translated from the coding sequence ATGGATCATCGGATCGCATCTGCCACGCGCCGCGCCCGCCTGACGGCGGCTGCCCTGAGCGCGGGCCTCATTGGCGCGACCCTTCTGGCGCAGCCGGTGGGGGCGCAGCAGCCCAAACCGGCCGCACCCACGGCACCGGCTCAACCTTCGGCGCCCGCCGCCGCGCCGCAGGCCGCCGCGCCGCAACTGCCGCCGCTGATGTACTCGTCGTGGGTCAAGCTGTGCCAGCAGGGCGCCGAGACGGAGAACAAGAAGGTCTGCGTCGTCCACCGCGACGGCCGCATGGAAAACGGCATGCCGGTCATCATGACCGAGCTGCTGCAGGTCGAAGGCGCCCAGGAGCGCCTGCGCGTCACGGTCCCGATGACGATCATCGTGCGCCTGGCGGAAGGCACTCATCTGGTGCTCGACAACCAGGATATGGGCACCGCGCCCTACATGGTGTGTACGCAGGTCGGCTGTCTGTCGGACTACGCGGCGAATGCCGACACCATCAAGAAACTGAAGGCCGGCAAGCAGCTCGTCGTCCAGACCTATCTGATGAACGGCCAGGTGCTGAGCATTCCGGTATCGCTCACCGATTTCGGCAAGGCCTATGACGGCCCGGCGACCGATCCGAAGGTGGTCGAAGAGCAGCAGCGCAAACTGCAGGAAGAGATGCAGAAGAAGGCCGAGGAGGCGCGCAAGAAGCTCGAAGCGCAGCAGCCGGCCGCAGCCGCGCCGGCTCCAGCGCCGGCGAAGAAGCCGTAA
- a CDS encoding DUF1326 domain-containing protein: protein MTLSCNCTVFCPCVLSLGEHPPTEGRCQTWAGVRIDEGQFENVDLSGINLGLMMDLPGIMARGNWTAALFIDDKAPIQAVKGLTRIFTGRVGGTTHLLSILVGQFLGVHQVPIRYETQGNTRIVSLDKYGGGAVTPVRGKDKDGLVSIQNSEYWIGPEVIVAKSDKSRFRGFGRNWNLGGRSAEIVKLDWGNQG from the coding sequence ATGACGCTGTCGTGCAATTGCACGGTGTTCTGCCCTTGCGTGCTGTCGCTCGGCGAACATCCGCCCACCGAAGGCCGCTGCCAGACATGGGCGGGCGTGCGCATCGACGAGGGGCAGTTCGAGAACGTCGATCTGTCGGGCATCAATCTCGGCCTGATGATGGACCTGCCCGGCATCATGGCGCGGGGCAACTGGACCGCGGCCTTGTTCATCGACGACAAGGCGCCGATCCAGGCGGTGAAGGGGCTGACGCGTATCTTCACCGGTCGTGTCGGCGGCACCACGCATCTCCTGTCGATTCTGGTCGGCCAGTTTCTTGGCGTGCATCAGGTGCCGATCCGCTACGAGACGCAGGGCAATACCCGCATCGTCAGCCTCGACAAATACGGCGGCGGCGCCGTGACCCCGGTGCGCGGCAAGGACAAGGATGGACTGGTTTCGATCCAGAACAGCGAATACTGGATCGGCCCGGAAGTCATCGTCGCCAAGTCCGACAAATCGCGCTTTCGCGGCTTCGGCCGCAACTGGAACCTCGGCGGCCGTTCGGCGGAAATCGTCAAGCTCGACTGGGGTAATCAGGGCTGA
- the hspQ gene encoding heat shock protein HspQ yields the protein MGKTATAKFKIGQVVKHRVFPFRGVIFDIDPEFNNTDEWWEAIPADARPNKDQPFYHLFAENAETEYIAYVSEQNLLPDTSGTPIRHPQVEEVFEFDENGDYRPLDNLLN from the coding sequence ATGGGCAAGACTGCTACCGCCAAATTCAAGATCGGACAGGTGGTCAAACACCGCGTATTTCCGTTCCGCGGCGTGATCTTCGATATCGATCCGGAATTCAACAACACCGACGAATGGTGGGAGGCGATCCCGGCCGATGCGCGGCCGAACAAGGATCAGCCGTTCTATCACCTGTTCGCCGAGAACGCCGAGACCGAGTACATCGCTTACGTCTCCGAACAGAACCTGCTGCCGGATACGTCCGGCACGCCGATCCGCCATCCGCAGGTCGAGGAAGTGTTCGAGTTCGACGAGAACGGTGACTACCGGCCGCTCGACAATCTGTTGAACTAG
- a CDS encoding AEC family transporter — MIEVLNLALPFFGLIIIGFVCGKIKQIPDTALGWMNFFIVYVSLPALFYRILAQTPLEQLAQVDFIVATTLSTFWVFAVAFAIGIAVTKGRIDQSTIAGLAGAYGNIGYMGPGLALSTLGPTAAVPVALIFCFDTLLLFSLVPFMMAIASPQKKSVTSIALEVVKRIGTNPLVIASVLGILSAAVHFQPPVAAEKLMLFLSNASAPCALFTLGVTVALRPLKKVPWDMPLLTTIKLVIHPIVVFLLLSVFGPFDQMWVDTAVLMAALPPALNVFVFARQYDTWVEQASTAVLVGTVVSVLTLTTVMWMVKTGALPHLLFR, encoded by the coding sequence ATGATCGAAGTCCTCAATCTTGCTCTGCCATTTTTCGGCCTGATCATCATCGGTTTCGTCTGCGGCAAGATCAAGCAGATCCCCGATACCGCGCTCGGCTGGATGAATTTCTTCATCGTCTATGTGTCGCTGCCGGCATTGTTTTATCGCATTCTGGCGCAGACGCCGCTCGAACAATTGGCGCAGGTCGATTTCATCGTCGCCACGACCTTGTCCACCTTCTGGGTGTTCGCGGTCGCCTTCGCGATTGGTATTGCCGTCACCAAAGGCCGCATCGACCAATCGACCATCGCCGGTCTCGCCGGCGCTTACGGCAATATCGGCTATATGGGCCCCGGTCTGGCACTGTCGACCTTGGGGCCGACCGCCGCGGTACCGGTGGCGCTGATCTTCTGCTTCGACACGCTGCTGCTGTTTTCGCTGGTGCCGTTCATGATGGCGATCGCCAGCCCGCAGAAGAAGAGCGTGACCTCGATCGCGCTTGAGGTCGTCAAGCGCATTGGCACCAATCCGCTGGTGATCGCAAGCGTGCTCGGCATTCTGTCGGCGGCGGTGCACTTTCAGCCGCCGGTCGCCGCCGAAAAGCTGATGTTGTTCCTGTCAAACGCCTCGGCGCCATGCGCCCTGTTTACGCTCGGCGTGACGGTGGCACTGAGGCCTTTGAAGAAGGTGCCGTGGGACATGCCGCTGCTCACCACGATCAAGCTGGTGATCCATCCGATTGTCGTGTTCCTGCTGCTGTCGGTGTTCGGCCCGTTCGATCAGATGTGGGTCGACACCGCGGTGTTGATGGCGGCGCTGCCGCCAGCGCTCAACGTGTTCGTGTTTGCGCGGCAGTACGACACCTGGGTCGAGCAGGCCTCGACCGCGGTGCTGGTTGGCACCGTTGTTTCGGTGCTGACGCTGACGACGGTGATGTGGATGGTGAAGACGGGCGCGCTGCCGCACCTGTTATTCAGATAG